tgcttattcctgtgtattaggtgagtcagctatgtctcctgatcttggcgaaggggccttatgtaagagatgccttttgaggcctaGCAGTTTCTTCCCTCTCATccccagtccaaatgatccaggagtgacccctgtgtgggctacttgtatCCTTCTGCTGTAGCAGCGTTGCTTttactgcaggtgcccagggagtctagtctttcccttcCTGGCCGGCTGTTTGTAAATCGGGGTTGGGGAGCTGCAGcgccattggctacaaagtctaccAGCActctcctgttgcagttttcctgttaattgggtaggtatccagtgtagctggttgctaggctcaggggcttacagttgctttaggcctcaggcctgcaaggctgttgtcagctctcttaggattgcagctgagtgggtcTGGTCCCAGACacggagcacccaattgtttcaggctttgaaagCTGGAgccaatcctctttgtggctgattttgaagcacaggtcttctgccactgataagccccaccccccacagtcCCACACATACTGTCAACAGCCCTGGTCCATGCatacttcccaaccccctggagcatacccagttGCCCCACCACAGAGGCTCTCACCTCTCCACCAACGCCCACCCCCAGTTCACCTGGtcttcacacaggccctgccccacagaggcagacacactcacctgcctgtagaagattaaggcacccagtctgtgcaggccgacaagtagcctgagggcttgctgttgggtggggccagtccctagggttgcctgccctggctgaactggattaaatctgtgttctagtgggtgtggcagacctcTGGGCtatcaggccaggggaagaacgtccttggtgtctgccagtgtctgtgtcagcatgcctgcaCCAagtcacaacaatggccaccaccaatgtcctAAACCTCAGAGAGGTCctacctctcaccaagatgcacccagagcccactaggtgagtctcttttcaccaaaggactgtgcagccttctttttggtgattttaggttgctctctgagatgagTGAATTTGTGCATAGGCCCCTTAAAAGCCGGGTTTTCAGCTTtcgtctgatagcttttctgggggtattcctcactgcagttaatagccagtgaagccagatagtatgacacttgtctcagttgtgctgagtctgaaggatgcatatagcagtattggcccctgctcaggtccccacttCTTCAgagagggctgtgtaccttagggtggctcccgcctggctggctgtgaagctctgccattcacaaaggtggctttttcctctccagaaggaatttctgcctcttccacttcagtcaggactgtcccttgttgtggggcttctttttatccagttttcagttctctcccCAGGGtaattttccaaagaatatttgTTACCTggctgtgtttgtgggaggagatgagttcagagtctaactatgccaccatcttgacgagatctggGTTCTTGCCCTTTAACCACAGTGTAGGAGATAGGCtgtatcacacgtgccagatgatAACTGTGAAAGCGGGATGAGGGGTACGTGGGAAGTTACACTGCTCTCTtgcatgtttaaacatttctgtaatagaaagcttaaaacaataaaagaagttGGGTGCCTcataaagagagggaggggacgagaggatacCTGGCAAGGGGGGTGCTCAGTCCGTCAAGACGAGGGTTTAGCTCTCTCAATAAGGACATTTCGGGAAGTGTAATCATTGAGGTTAGGAAGGAGAtctcttttcatataacaggaaaaTAAGGAGGAATGGGAAAGGGTTTTTATGAAGGTTTTTTGGTGGAAATTTCCTATCTCATGACTTCTAGCTCCTCTGTGATTGGTGATCCAGCACATTTGCAGAGCAAGTGGAGATGGCCTAAGTttgaggaaagtgaaggagatTGAAATAAAGTTTAGTAGCATCAGAGAGAATGGACGAAGGAAACAGTGACCTAAGCtccatttgttttcttcatgtGTTAGTAACCATGGGGTCattatttgtggaatgagtgaaggttttccagctagtgctggggctgaatttatCGTGGTACCAGTAGATTCAATTGTGAGATTTAACCCTATAGTGATCagttataggaaggcatttctggaaaaggcagagagaTTGGATTTTGCCAAACaggaaagattaaatgagattggatggggcccatttGTAGTggagctttttaaatgttggttaccTGATAGACCATCAAATCTACCCCGGAGAGGGAGGGAATGAAGACAGGAGCTAAGTGGATGAGGAGTAAGTGGAAAGATGAATGGCCTagagttgaaaagttaacaaggggAATATAAATCAGAAGACCAAAGGGTGGAGTGTCAGACTGTGTTAATCTGGATGGCagaagtgttcctggtgataagctctggagtATGGCAGCAACTGCACTGGAATGGAAgtaaaggaccctaagatgagatgatgtaggATCTGAGGTACTGGGCTATTGGCTGGTCCATCCACATGGATGTTAGAGCCCTCcacagcttcctcacctcttcaaTTTCCCTGCCCTGGACCCCATCCCACCTTGTGTCTCTCTCAGGCCCCCCACAGGATCTGCATTCATTCTTTGACCCTAAGCTTCAGACATTGTAGGGTCAATGGCATAATCTGGACAAGAAAATACAAGCATGGAAGTGAGAGAGGGCTGTAGTGGacattggttttgtttttgttttttcttttaacaaccaGCATTCACATATCTTTCTGGAAAAACTTCAAGCACCCTCTAGGACACTCACCCCATGTTTGAATTGCCTTTCCTCCAGACCCCTATTGTGAGGGTAggtatgtgtgcagtccatggtgagtCCCCCaaatatctgtaacctggtgcatagtctgggactcacTTCTGGTTTGTGAGCTGCAGGTGTTCTAGGGGAGACCAACCATgactccaccaaggccgtgaatatcaaAGGAGGCACCTCCATCCTGAACATGAACTTTACACagtaagggcaagatcttgtacATTTCCGTCAAGcatggatggaaggaaggcagcaagatcacctttcctgaagagggggatgccatgcctgatgacttCCCTGAAGATATTATTTTAGTGCTCAAAGAACGGCCTCGTGCCTTTTTGGAAAAAGGCagcagtgtgctgtgcagtgctcAGATCAGCCTCAAGGAGGTGGTGCatggatcagattgaggaagtgGGGGAGCGGACAGGGTCAAGATATGGGGATGAGGAGGCATAAACCTTTGTTCCACCAGCAAGGTCATTCTTTcgcctcttcattttttcttaccTCCCTACTCCCTctaagtcatcttttccttactctcagctttattttaccCTGGGAGGTAGGCGGCTGCCTTGTCACCATTCTACCACTGacagctgagtgatgcttttgctctgcaactaAATGTCATCAACTGGGCAGCCTGAAGAAATGCCCAGAGAGGGGAACCCCTTGCCCCAGGTGCATTTCCAGTAGGGAAACTTCAGTGTCAAGTCTAAAATATCCTTCCCCAACACATTAACATGATccacatgacagattcttaagcaGCATCTATGCTGTTCCTTGCCCCTCCcgcaccagcccaggatccactgcagtgGTAACCCCCAAACTCCCCTCCCAGGTTCACCCACCCGTGGAGTCCTCCAGTCACTGActtctaaatcatgatgaagccactgtttctTCTTCATTGTCATTTTCTGAAGTGGACACGTGTCCTTCTTCAGAGAGGAGACCTGTCTTCCCTACTGCTCTGAAGGTTAGAAATCACTCAGTGAGGGGAAGGTGTGGGCTGTTCTACATTTTTGTTGAGGCCAAGCtgagaggcaggagacagagcccaTCTCCTCagacttcatcagggaggaaTTGAGCTTCGGGAGGCACATATCTCTGTCAACAAGAGTTCCAGGGGACTGGTCACCTTTAGAAACCAAAGGAAGCAATCAGAAAGAACTGGACTAACTCCTTACTATCCTGAGggacaagccctgagttacccaaaacccatgcccccaacacactACACAGAAAAGACTTctctattattagagaatcatttactGGAGAGAATCAATATACTGCACAAGGAAGGAATTATTTGGGGGTAGAAAATTTTCCTCTCTGGAAATTCTGGAGAAGCATTTTCTGTTGAAACTGCCTTCAACAGTGGTGAGAGCAGTCGGAGGCCCCTGGCTGGCTTGACCCCTGTAGGTGGGGCTTGGACAGGGACAggctccctgcggggcacagataatCCAATAGCTGGTCCCTAAAGGCCACAACTTTCTGGGGGTGTCTGTCCTTGTCTCTGATCCATCTAATACTTGTAGGATCactctggccagcaaagacagcttcttggtggcaggacttggtgtttgtcactttacaggagggagccctgtagttggaaggatgcccctggatgGGCTCTGTCTGGGCCTGCACTTCTGCCTTCTGCTGAGTTTTCCCAAACTTcctcagggaggggaggggctcttGAGGCCAGGTGACATCTGTTGCATATCGATGCTCCAGTTCCTGctctgggaacttcccagggactgTCATGGTCTTCTGAGCTGTGCTCGTCCCATTAAGGGCAGCTCTTCTTTTAActaggcctctgctctgtgcagatgatatggagctgcccttttcctgggaattttcttgccttttgcgTTTTGTCTCAGGATAAAGCCATTACAAAaagtgcttcattttttttttttttctgcaaaggttttcaggaggaggctgtccCTTCTGTAATggggtctgggaagacttgctctCAAACATCTCCTCTAATGCCTTATCCTGAGTAGGGAAACTCTTCCTTCTAGGTTGGAATGTCtgcaaccctgcatcccctccaccaagacTTTCTGTTTTGGGGCCTGGAGGGCTTGCtctctttgcagctggtgggaaattctTATCCTGGCACCTCCTTAAGactttcttagggacccaaggctcctgctgctgctccgtGCTGATTCCTCTGTCCTCCAAATGGACATgaagcacctgggaagctcccatgtccccagtgGAGACACcctgggcatgagtcagtgaggccttgtaagtcaagctctctgaggcaagGGAGCGTCAGTGGGTTGACCTTGGGCGTagctctgctccctcctgtcCAGTTTAGACTTTAACTCACCAAACAGCTGTTCTTTAAGGACTGATGACTCAGAGTCTAGGGGAATTAGTCTTTTTGGCGGGGGGCTTTCAGTGGTCCCAGTAGTTTCTACTATACTCTGATTCACATTTGCCATTTGGGGCTTCCTGGCTTGCTGATTGTCAAGATGTTACCAGTTTTTGATTGAAAAGCATCAAGCTCCTCTGCCCTGAATATCTCCCTGGACACGTTGACCTTGGAGAAAGGTTCTGACCTCTTCTCTGTCTTTGCCTTGTTGTGTTTCTACTCCACCCCTGGAACTCACACTCTTCCCCTTTGGCTCATGTCTGGCCCCAGCTTTCCCTGCAGGCAGCTTTGGGGGGGGTGTATGTGGCCTAGTAGAGTCTGTCTCTGACTTGCTTTGTCTGTGATGTCATGTGTGACAGGCAGAAGAGTCTGTCTGGCACCCTTAGTTCTCCGAATATCCTCTGCAAACTTATGGTTGATATGAAAGGGTGATCATCTCGGGGTCCCCTGCCCTTCCTTGCCCACAGGTGAGCTGGTCAGGAGATGATGATCCAGGACAGGGGCTGAATTTCTTGTTCCCATTTTGTATCTGTGAAGAGATTTGGAGCTTCCTACAAAGGTCTTGAAGGCCCAAGATTTGGAGTCCACCTCAGAAATCAGGTTCGCTGAGGAGGGAAGGTGGGGATGGGACAAGGACTGGGATGCTGCATCTTTCAAATTAAAGATCTctatggattcaaggaccctgcagggaaggccccacagcatcctcatATGAAACCTTTTAATATGGGCTTGCAGCATCTGTCatgcactggaatcaatgaaggaaagctcctggaaggtatcCAGGGAGTCATCCTCACCCACTGATGGTGGCaaacttctctgtgttttctgGGTGTGGGATTTTGCAGacagcagcaatgtctgcttgaCATCATGCCATGAACTCCGCACAGTCCCAGGGAGCCAACCCTCATTGATTTCCTCAAACTCCTTGCCCAAATGTACTTTCAggacattttctatttgtttctaaCCTAGACTGCCCCTGAGGCCCTTGAATTTTTTTCCAACAGACTTGGCATGTGACTATGTAGATCTCTCTCAGAGTTATACCCtggatccttatctgaagagctctctgggtcccTCAACAGATGATCTTTTGGCCCATTTTGTGGGCTATGTCACTGATCCAAGCATTTATGAGCTCCTCTCATAGAAGCTTCCAGGatggctcaatccaacatttagatttTTGTTCACAGAAACCCATGAGAGTCCATTATTTCCCTCTGACTCAGGTGTCTCTGGAAAATTGCTCAGAGTCATAATCAGTGACAGACACTCGTGGACCCTTCAGGACAGGCCCCAcaggtgttggatgagcctctttcaAAGGTGGTCCTCTAGTTTCTCTCAAACCTCATCACTAAGAGAAAACTGCAAGAAGGATGGAGATTGAAATATGGGCCTGGAACGCCCAATGGTAAGGAGAGTTGGGAGCTGAAGGACAAAAgtcttcctgagatctttggaccaCAGAGGGTGAACCCCACggactttcctgttgcttctgcaacatgtTCCATTCCAGGTATTGAATTTCAGATGAAATGAGAGACTCCAATTCATTCTGGaaacacactccacagatcctaATCTGAGGCAGAGGACCaatggtaggattgggagtggggattgaaggtgggcctggggctggaccTGAGTGAAAGGTAGGGGCttggattggggcagggtttgaggcaaggcttgaggctggatctcaggcaaggacaGAGGTAAGGGATGAGGAAGTACTGGGGATTCTTGGTCCATGGAGGAATTTGAGATTCTGTTGAAAATAAAGATTGAGGAACAGTCACCTGAGACATGGTCAGCAGAGGGCGAGGACTTGCTGTGCAGAGACGAGATCCCAGGAGAGCTGGACATGTTTTTGCTGTAGATGGTCCTCTGAGGTCTTAGGATATAGAAGCTGCTGGTGCttgtgcagctcctttggtttccctttgctgctccaaaaaggaagggagagtgCCGAGTCGTGCTTATCAGCAATTGACTCCAACATTTTCCCTGAAGAATTTAGCTCATAGTCTGGCCTAAAATCTTTTGGAAaagaatcctttttattttcctcttcctcccacatcaggaaatcactcctctgTTGgccttgtctctccaggagtgccaggacagatgggctgagaaatgagaggttatCAGGCTCTACAAGGTTGGTTGGAGGGTTTCCCTCGAAAGACACctctgaagaatggagggcaagaaactcttGACTGAAGTCACATTGTGCCAGGGTGGAAGGGAATAAGTCTTTGCCATGAGCTTGCCTCAAGGAGAATTCTCAAATCAACAGACTCGAATGATCAGTGCCTCTGATTTTCAGGACACAAGTGGACCACCAACtggggctatctggagatgagttctccaAGACAGGCTTCAATAAAGTGGAAACTGATTTaaattgagtcacagttaaagggcgGTCTGGTGGTGGTGAAACAGACATGGCtggtggtgtgtgatgacaagCCAATGAATCACTGAGATTCATTGTCTGGGACAAATCTGGTAAGGGTTTggtatcttgggaaagggtggaGTCAAGAGAGAAGATGGTATGCAGAGACAAACTAGCCTCTGTTTGGACAACAGGATCTGCTGTCTAAGGGTCATGTggtgagagatggggagaggcaAAAAGTTGGTATGTGGAATGGTCCACGGGGAATGTGGCCTCTGGTTGAACAACAGGATCCACTGTCTGAGTGTCATGTGGTGAGAGAAGGGGATAGGCAAGGGGTTAGGGTGGGGAATGGTCCACTGGGAATGTGGaatccaagggaggaaaaggctctggtagCAAAGAGTGACCCAGtgatgaaagtgaaagaaagtcagccaagggtgtcattgggttaggtgagagaatGGAGGCGGGCGGTGGGGAAGGCTCAGGCTAAGGGGCTGGTATTAGGTCTCCTAGAGGGActgctgagaaggcagaggacagagtacATGATGACTCAGTCACGGAAGCTGTGGAAGCcggagaggacacagagagggtatcatcttccaggtcctccaggagcaGCAGCCGATTGAcctcagcagttgtgctattacacacctcacaggaggggtctggacaGAGCAGTTGACGAAAGCGGATGGTATCATGATGCTGGCCCAAGGGGCTGTGGGAGACAAGAGGTACAAAGCTGCAGCCAGCCcgagaacaaggaaaggaggacctatGGTCTGGCAgaggaggggccacctgaagcctgctgccccttcacaatgccccacatcCATGACTTCACAgcacactcagcagccctcaccccaagccTTCATTCACCTACCCGTTCCTATAGCAACCTCCCTCCCGTGACCCAGGCTtcactgaatccctggaattgcacAGAACATGctaaagagggatcaggaaagaaggggaaagactagtcaccttttcagaatagaaagcagcttccttttctcctctctttctctctcgtaatgtctccaacctgggaaaccaggagAGTGGGTTGTATATAATgaaggtagaagcataggtgttagacaggagtccctttatgggagacctTAGGGACATTAggctctgaaagccccaagaatcagcAGGTGAGGTCAAATGGTGGATGATATTAACAAGGTTCACACGTGtatgttgcttcatttataaagtactttcacatacattatctcatgtgATGCTagaaaccaccatgtgaggagcacaggtcaatggttacctcaaagaggaatctgatcatccaggaagtcaaagtactttcacaaggtcaggagacagaagctcTGACTCTCATCATCTCACATGGACACCTATTGGGCAACACCCCTTGTCcaggtccatcactgcttcatgcccagtggtgggcagagcaggaatttgAGAAGTGTCTTGGGTTCTGACTGCCTTCCCatgagcctctcctctgagggctctgttttctgagagggactgttAGCAACCGACATCCCCAGAGatcatggacctgggacctcatggaaagGACAGGAAGAGTCACctttggagagctcaggtggaaTAGGCAGAACCTTACCTCCCAATGTCCCACCTTTCcttctcctggctctgccctgatgctgagaacaaaaagaaaagaatgaggggctgggactcatttctctcattcctctctctaggaaactcagacaTTCGTTATCCAAGAAGGGTATGACTCTCTTTTAATTATAGAACTTTGTGTTCCTTcctctcattaatttttaaaggtgataaaatattttcaattttccccTCTTGAAAAACTCAAAGAGGagctgaccccgtggccaagtggttaagttcgtgtgctctgcattggcggcccagggttttgcaggttcggatcctgggtgcggacctggcactgctcatcaagccatgttgaggtggcatcccacatgccacaactagaaggacccagacctgaaatacgcaactatgtactggggggctttggggagaagaaggaaaataaaaaataaaatcttttaaaaaaaaaaacctcaaagaagGATTTTTATCTCTGAAGTTCACACTTGATAGTCTCAGTCAGAAGTcgtctgctcaaggagggcatagactctaaGGCCAACAGTCACGCCTTTGCTCCCTCAGACAGGACCCTGTATCCAGGGACAGAGCTcagactccagtctctgcttagaggctcagccctgctctcttGATCTGCCTGACACGAAGGAAGGCTTGGTCGAGTGATGCCTGGCGTGGGAATGTGACTCACCATCAAGCGCTGAGAACTCTGTTCTCCTGCAGAGATCcaaaactctctaaataacctaatcCAGGACTACAGAATCACTGAGTTTGGGGCTTTTATCCTGGAATTCTCCCTCACACCCAGGTGGTCTGTGAGCTTCAAAAGGAATCAGTCCCAGCTGAGCCCCTAGCCCTGCCCTACCTCTTTCCCTAGGTGGATGACATTCTATCCTCTACTTACACTTCCCACCTTAGGTGTCTCTCTGAGCCAACCAAACTCACTTTAAAATGTGggaatagaaaaggaaacaacaaTAAAGCATCACTGTTGGGGGCTCGCCCAGTGTTCCTTACCTTTTGGAAAtctttggttttccagaaggttcgtaaagatggaatccccaccaggtaGCACAGGAACAGAAGGAGCAAACACAACCCACACAGGAAGGTGAGGTTGGGATGAGTATCCAGGAA
The window above is part of the Equus caballus isolate H_3958 breed thoroughbred chromosome 23, TB-T2T, whole genome shotgun sequence genome. Proteins encoded here:
- the LOC111770120 gene encoding spermatogenesis-associated protein 31D1-like, whose product is MEFSHWNVLSFLNSPIESCLSFGFLDTHPNLTFLCGLCLLLLFLCYLVGIPSLRTFWKTKDFQKHQGRARRRKGGTLGGWRHYEREREEKRKLLSILKSPLGQHHDTIRFRQLLCPDPSCEVCNSTTAEVNRLLLLEDLEDDTLSVSSPASTASVTESSCTLSSAFSAVPLGDLIPAP